One genomic window of Streptomonospora nanhaiensis includes the following:
- a CDS encoding AfsR/SARP family transcriptional regulator, producing MEFEVLGPLQVSSRGASVRLSPKLAALLAALLCKPDVVIPEDQLIDVLWGEDPPRSATKSLQVYVHHLRQALGEGGRIERAAFGYRFAVPRAAVDARRFEDLAERGEQALESGDTAEGSALLRSALGLWRGTAFAGQDTLPLVREEAARLNEQRQRVAESWVDAELSLGRHSAVVAELRALVAEHPFRERLRAQLMIAYHRMGRSTEALEVFREGRDLLVDELGMEPGRELAALEQAVLRNDPALHGPAAADPPPEAPAPGAAPEGGPSAPADPSAAPGDPLPPAEPARPVPAQLPPDIADFTGREEQVALLHTRLGVRPATPSAPAAVPGPRPADGGGRGGAQDGGRASGGAAEPPATTPGTPGGGARPVVVSAVAGMGGVGKTALALHAAHTSAAAFPDGQLYANLRGAQEVPADPAQVLSQFLHALGIEGAAVPEPLEARAALFRSLLADRRMLVVLDDAGSEQQVRPLIPGAPGCAVLITSRARLTGLEGAHLIDLDVFEPERAVELLARIIGADRVAAEPGHAAEIVRLCGYAPLAVRIAGARLNARRQWPLSRLARLLGDEQRRLDELRTGDLGVRATFALSYAALSERGRSAFRLLGLLDAGDFTEWVAAALLDVPLPEAETVVEDLVDAQLLSISGTDGTGRLRYRMHDLMRLYARERCAEEVPRPDREAALRRAFGAWLWLAEQATEYIPGPCYATMHGTALRWPLPSPEAADLLNEPMSWFDAEAGAMAAAVTQACALGWDELAWDLAGCLEKYFDVRGRFDDWRRTHEAAIAACQAAGNVRGEAVLRRGLADLVTWTTQNTSGGASGAMGTLLDQSQLVWEMFHEVGDRRGMSDALVMRTWALVSQGDSAKARESAEAALDLAETADYLGGRARAYHVLAVAAHGEGRDDIAVTHLTKSLELARLLGNSRFEATAMQFLGAAQCQIGRVDEGRANLTRSLAMSRALGDHYAEVFSLLYLARLHRATNDPAALPTARTAAELSRRHNMNHHLADALTLMGGALLDQGRTVEAVSALEESVALWRTRGWPAFLADALTTLSRAYTALGDHTAATTAAQEAATIRADSPDTTRTE from the coding sequence ATGGAGTTCGAGGTTCTCGGACCACTGCAGGTGAGCAGCCGCGGCGCGTCCGTACGCCTCTCGCCCAAGCTCGCCGCCCTGCTCGCGGCGCTGCTGTGCAAACCCGATGTCGTGATCCCCGAGGACCAGTTGATCGACGTGCTGTGGGGCGAGGACCCGCCGCGCTCGGCCACCAAGAGCCTCCAGGTCTACGTCCACCACCTGCGCCAGGCCCTGGGCGAGGGCGGCCGGATCGAGCGCGCGGCGTTCGGCTACCGGTTCGCGGTGCCGCGCGCGGCCGTCGACGCCCGCCGCTTCGAGGACCTCGCCGAACGCGGCGAGCAGGCGCTGGAGTCCGGCGACACCGCCGAGGGCAGCGCGCTGCTGCGCTCGGCCCTGGGCCTGTGGCGGGGCACGGCCTTCGCCGGGCAGGACACCCTGCCCCTGGTCCGCGAGGAGGCCGCCCGGCTGAACGAGCAGCGGCAGCGCGTGGCCGAGTCCTGGGTCGACGCCGAGCTGAGCCTGGGCCGGCACAGCGCGGTGGTGGCCGAACTCCGCGCGCTCGTGGCCGAACACCCCTTCCGCGAGCGGCTGCGGGCCCAGCTCATGATCGCCTACCACCGCATGGGCCGCTCCACCGAGGCCCTGGAGGTCTTCCGCGAGGGCCGCGACCTGCTGGTCGACGAACTCGGCATGGAGCCCGGCCGCGAACTCGCCGCGCTGGAGCAGGCGGTCCTGCGCAACGACCCCGCCCTGCACGGCCCCGCGGCCGCCGACCCGCCGCCCGAGGCCCCCGCGCCCGGCGCTGCGCCCGAGGGCGGGCCGTCCGCACCGGCCGACCCCTCCGCCGCGCCCGGCGACCCCCTCCCGCCCGCCGAGCCGGCCCGCCCCGTGCCCGCGCAGCTGCCGCCCGACATCGCCGACTTCACCGGCCGCGAGGAGCAGGTCGCCCTGCTCCACACCCGCCTGGGCGTCCGCCCCGCCACCCCCTCCGCCCCCGCCGCCGTCCCCGGCCCGCGCCCGGCCGACGGCGGGGGCCGGGGCGGAGCCCAGGACGGCGGCCGTGCGAGCGGGGGAGCGGCCGAACCCCCCGCCACCACGCCCGGCACCCCGGGGGGCGGGGCGCGCCCGGTCGTGGTGTCGGCCGTCGCCGGCATGGGCGGGGTCGGCAAGACCGCGCTCGCGCTGCACGCCGCCCACACCAGCGCCGCCGCGTTCCCCGACGGCCAGCTCTACGCCAACCTGCGCGGAGCCCAGGAGGTCCCCGCCGATCCCGCCCAGGTGCTGTCGCAGTTCCTGCACGCCCTGGGCATCGAGGGCGCGGCCGTCCCCGAACCCCTTGAGGCGAGAGCGGCGCTGTTCCGCTCGCTGCTGGCCGACCGCCGGATGCTGGTCGTCCTCGACGACGCCGGGTCCGAGCAGCAGGTCCGCCCGCTGATCCCCGGCGCGCCCGGCTGCGCGGTGCTGATCACCAGCCGCGCCCGCCTGACCGGCCTGGAGGGCGCCCACCTCATCGACCTCGACGTGTTCGAGCCCGAGCGCGCGGTCGAGCTGCTGGCGCGCATCATCGGCGCCGACCGGGTCGCCGCCGAACCCGGGCACGCCGCCGAGATCGTCCGGCTGTGCGGGTACGCGCCCCTGGCGGTGCGCATCGCGGGGGCGCGGCTGAACGCGCGGCGGCAGTGGCCGCTGTCCCGGCTGGCGCGGCTGCTCGGCGACGAACAGCGCCGCCTGGACGAACTCCGCACCGGCGACCTCGGGGTGCGGGCCACGTTCGCCCTCAGCTACGCCGCCCTGAGCGAGCGCGGCCGCTCGGCGTTCCGGCTGCTGGGCCTGCTCGACGCCGGCGACTTCACCGAGTGGGTGGCCGCCGCGCTGCTGGACGTCCCCCTGCCCGAGGCCGAGACCGTGGTCGAGGACCTGGTCGACGCCCAACTGCTGTCCATCTCGGGCACCGACGGCACGGGCCGGCTGCGCTACCGCATGCACGACCTCATGCGCCTCTACGCCCGCGAGCGCTGCGCCGAGGAGGTCCCCCGGCCCGACCGCGAGGCCGCGCTGCGGCGCGCGTTCGGCGCGTGGCTGTGGCTGGCCGAGCAGGCCACCGAGTACATCCCCGGGCCCTGCTACGCCACCATGCACGGGACCGCGCTGCGCTGGCCGCTGCCCTCCCCGGAGGCCGCCGACCTCCTCAACGAGCCGATGTCGTGGTTCGACGCCGAGGCCGGGGCCATGGCGGCGGCCGTGACCCAGGCGTGCGCGCTGGGCTGGGACGAACTCGCCTGGGACCTCGCCGGCTGCCTGGAGAAGTACTTCGACGTGCGCGGCCGCTTCGACGACTGGCGGCGCACCCACGAGGCCGCGATCGCGGCCTGCCAGGCGGCGGGCAACGTCCGCGGCGAGGCCGTGCTGCGGCGCGGCCTGGCCGACCTCGTCACCTGGACCACGCAGAACACCTCGGGCGGCGCCAGCGGCGCCATGGGCACGCTGCTCGACCAGTCCCAGCTGGTGTGGGAGATGTTCCACGAGGTCGGCGACCGCCGCGGGATGTCCGACGCCCTGGTCATGCGCACCTGGGCGCTGGTGTCGCAGGGCGACTCCGCCAAGGCGCGCGAGTCCGCCGAGGCGGCCCTGGACCTCGCCGAGACCGCCGACTACCTCGGCGGCCGGGCCCGCGCCTACCACGTGCTGGCGGTGGCGGCCCACGGCGAGGGCCGCGACGACATCGCGGTCACCCATCTCACCAAGTCACTGGAACTCGCGCGGCTGCTCGGCAACTCCCGGTTCGAGGCCACCGCCATGCAGTTCCTGGGCGCCGCGCAGTGCCAGATCGGCCGCGTCGACGAGGGCCGCGCCAACCTCACCCGCTCGCTGGCCATGTCGCGCGCCCTGGGCGACCACTACGCCGAGGTGTTCTCCCTGCTCTACCTGGCACGCCTGCACCGCGCGACCAACGACCCCGCCGCCCTGCCCACGGCCCGGACCGCCGCCGAACTCAGCCGCCGCCACAACATGAACCACCACCTGGCCGACGCGCTGACCCTGATGGGCGGCGCCCTCCTCGACCAGGGCCGCACCGTCGAGGCGGTCTCCGCCCTGGAGGAGTCCGTGGCCCTGTGGCGCACCCGCGGCTGGCCGGCGTTCCTGGCCGACGCCCTGACCACCCTGTCCCGCGCCTACACCGCCCTGGGCGACCACACAGCCGCCACCACCGCCGCCCAAGAGGCCGCCACCATCCGCGCCGACTCCCCCGACACCACCCGAACCGAGTAA
- a CDS encoding cupin domain-containing protein: MSGGGHAAGVPGFPGGTAVSHLRVYDWPAADGQAGGSPHLHTASAEGYVVVGGEGALETLSGAGYARTPLRPGTLLWFTPGTVHRLVNGSGDLELLVVMQNAGLPESGDAVLTYPPDVLADPAAYARATAIPAWSDFADTATAGAAMARAARERRDLAVEGYLRLRDRVRAEGPGALAGLYEAAVRLVRDKAAGWHHHWERGPHAQAEATRGHVAGLAAGEGGHLRDSAVYTAGSPPGPRRNGMCGTLRVWDLDGAHPVSGQE, encoded by the coding sequence GTGAGCGGCGGGGGACACGCGGCCGGGGTGCCCGGGTTCCCCGGCGGCACGGCGGTCTCGCACCTGCGGGTCTACGACTGGCCCGCGGCCGACGGGCAGGCGGGCGGCTCGCCGCACCTGCACACCGCCTCGGCCGAGGGCTACGTGGTGGTGGGCGGCGAGGGCGCCCTGGAGACGCTGAGCGGCGCCGGCTACGCCCGCACGCCGCTGCGGCCGGGCACGCTGCTGTGGTTCACACCGGGCACGGTGCACCGGCTGGTCAACGGCAGCGGCGACCTGGAACTCCTGGTCGTGATGCAGAACGCCGGGCTGCCGGAGTCCGGCGACGCCGTGCTGACCTACCCGCCCGACGTGCTGGCCGACCCGGCGGCCTACGCGCGGGCGACCGCGATCCCGGCGTGGTCGGACTTCGCCGACACCGCCACGGCGGGGGCGGCGATGGCCCGCGCCGCGCGCGAGCGGCGCGACCTCGCCGTCGAGGGGTACCTGCGGCTGCGCGACCGCGTGCGCGCCGAAGGGCCCGGCGCGCTCGCCGGGCTGTACGAGGCGGCGGTGCGGCTGGTGCGCGACAAGGCGGCCGGCTGGCACCACCACTGGGAGCGCGGACCGCACGCCCAGGCCGAGGCCACCCGGGGCCACGTCGCCGGCCTGGCGGCCGGGGAGGGCGGCCACCTGCGCGACTCGGCGGTGTACACGGCCGGGTCCCCGCCCGGTCCGCGCCGCAACGGCATGTGCGGCACCCTGCGGGTGTGGGACCTCGACGGCGCCCACCCCGTGAGCGGGCAGGAGTAG
- a CDS encoding DUF6807 domain-containing protein — protein MTPDQHDRPAADGAEPPARGLGLVHEHDRALRITHDGAELTRYVYRPWDVQLESPRPYFHPVRTLGGDTVSLYRPHDHVWHKGIAWSLPNVGPANLWGGPTYVRDRGYQQLPNDGAMVHRGFDRLAAGPEAVSVAERLDWVTEQGETWFTEERAFRVSADPARGAWTLVFDSAFTNRTGAAIRIGSPTTEGRENAGYGGLFWRGPRSFSGGRVYSPDTEGGDDMMGLRAPWLAFAGRHDGHDRSATLVFVDAPGNPGHPVRWFVRTGIFACVCPAPFFSEEVPAEPGRPLRYRYAVVIADGDRGRAGSAELAESGLTGLERAAAEQAPGGVPDQEGRVRVP, from the coding sequence ATGACCCCCGACCAGCACGACCGCCCGGCCGCGGACGGGGCCGAGCCGCCCGCCCGCGGACTGGGCCTGGTGCACGAGCACGACCGCGCCCTGCGCATCACCCACGACGGCGCGGAGCTGACGCGCTACGTCTACCGGCCCTGGGACGTCCAGCTGGAGTCCCCGCGCCCCTACTTCCACCCCGTCCGCACCCTGGGCGGCGACACCGTCAGCCTCTACCGCCCGCACGACCACGTCTGGCACAAGGGGATCGCGTGGTCGCTGCCCAACGTGGGCCCGGCCAACCTGTGGGGCGGGCCGACCTACGTGCGCGACCGCGGATACCAGCAGCTGCCCAACGACGGCGCCATGGTGCACCGCGGCTTCGACCGGCTGGCGGCCGGGCCCGAAGCGGTGTCGGTCGCCGAGCGGCTGGACTGGGTCACCGAGCAGGGCGAGACCTGGTTCACCGAGGAGCGCGCGTTCCGCGTCAGCGCCGACCCCGCGCGCGGCGCGTGGACCCTGGTGTTCGACAGCGCCTTCACCAACCGCACCGGCGCCGCGATCCGGATCGGCAGCCCCACCACCGAGGGGCGCGAGAACGCCGGGTACGGCGGCCTGTTCTGGCGGGGGCCGCGCTCCTTCAGCGGCGGCCGGGTCTACAGCCCCGACACCGAGGGCGGCGACGACATGATGGGGCTGCGCGCGCCCTGGCTGGCCTTCGCCGGACGGCACGACGGGCACGACCGCTCCGCCACCCTGGTGTTCGTGGACGCGCCCGGCAACCCCGGCCACCCGGTGCGGTGGTTCGTGCGCACCGGGATCTTCGCGTGCGTGTGCCCGGCGCCGTTCTTCAGCGAGGAGGTCCCGGCCGAGCCGGGCCGGCCGCTTCGCTACCGCTACGCGGTGGTGATCGCCGACGGCGACCGGGGGCGGGCGGGCAGCGCCGAACTGGCGGAGTCGGGCCTGACCGGGCTGGAGCGGGCGGCGGCCGAGCAGGCGCCGGGGGGCGTACCGGACCAGGAGGGGCGGGTGCGGGTGCCGTGA
- a CDS encoding ABC transporter substrate-binding protein — translation MRALVIRRLVYMVPTLFAISLVAFLVIQLPPGNYLATYIAELSARGAEGNQLPYIDRVVFDIMQDEEVMLTRALNGDINFHTRHFNTLENRPVLADNRESGGYRFVDLQPGEMNTAVISFNLTHQDEELREVFRDRDFRVAMSLGIDRQSIIDVVYQGQGEPWQAAPRRDTPFFNEELAKQYTEYDVERANALLDEAGYDERNGDGVRVAPGGRALSFTLSVPGDFRPDIVDSMEMVVGFWEELDVDVEMEIEERSLWQDRRENNEHDANVWSGDSGLMDAMYDPRWYVPVHSGESNYAIPWAQWYVSDGEDPRAQEPPREVREHLEIYDELLAEPDPEGRQERMRELLEVSQERFYAIGINLTPPGYGIVAEDFRNVPESMPEAAVYNTPGPSNPEQYFIRQ, via the coding sequence ATGCGCGCGCTGGTGATCCGCCGCCTGGTCTACATGGTGCCCACGCTCTTCGCCATCTCCCTGGTGGCGTTCCTGGTCATCCAGCTGCCGCCGGGCAACTACCTCGCCACCTACATCGCCGAGCTGTCGGCGCGCGGCGCGGAGGGCAACCAGCTGCCCTACATCGACCGCGTCGTGTTCGACATCATGCAGGACGAGGAGGTGATGCTGACCCGCGCGCTCAACGGGGACATCAACTTCCACACCCGGCACTTCAACACGCTGGAGAACCGGCCGGTGCTCGCCGACAACCGGGAGTCCGGCGGATACCGGTTCGTGGACCTGCAGCCGGGCGAGATGAACACCGCCGTGATCTCCTTCAACCTCACCCACCAGGACGAGGAGCTGCGCGAGGTCTTCCGCGACCGCGACTTCCGGGTGGCGATGTCGCTGGGGATCGACCGGCAGTCCATCATCGACGTCGTCTACCAGGGGCAGGGCGAGCCCTGGCAGGCCGCGCCGCGCCGCGACACCCCCTTCTTCAACGAGGAGCTGGCCAAGCAGTACACCGAGTACGACGTCGAGCGCGCCAACGCGCTGCTGGACGAGGCCGGCTACGACGAGCGCAACGGCGACGGCGTGCGCGTGGCCCCCGGCGGGCGCGCGCTCAGCTTCACCCTCTCGGTGCCCGGCGACTTCCGGCCCGACATCGTCGACTCCATGGAGATGGTCGTCGGCTTCTGGGAGGAGCTGGACGTCGACGTCGAGATGGAGATCGAGGAGCGGTCGCTGTGGCAGGACCGCCGCGAGAACAACGAGCACGACGCCAACGTCTGGTCGGGCGACAGCGGGCTGATGGACGCCATGTACGACCCCCGCTGGTACGTCCCCGTCCACAGCGGTGAGTCCAACTACGCCATCCCGTGGGCGCAGTGGTACGTCTCCGACGGCGAGGACCCCCGCGCCCAGGAGCCGCCGCGGGAGGTGCGCGAGCACCTGGAGATCTACGACGAGCTGCTGGCCGAGCCCGACCCCGAGGGCCGGCAGGAGCGGATGCGCGAACTGCTGGAGGTCTCCCAGGAGCGGTTCTACGCCATCGGCATCAACCTGACCCCGCCCGGATACGGGATCGTCGCCGAGGACTTCCGCAACGTGCCCGAGTCCATGCCCGAGGCCGCCGTCTACAACACCCCCGGCCCCAGCAACCCCGAGCAGTACTTCATCCGGCAGTAG
- a CDS encoding Gfo/Idh/MocA family protein → MHTPDPAPGPAHPLRVAVVGTGNIARYHVEALQALSGDAVVVAAADVNPDALAVFTDRYGIPERFTDLDRMLGEVRPDLVHLCTPPGLHHGQALACLRAGVNALVEKPPALSLAELEDMAAAEGPQGPYVATLFQHRFGSGARRVRALVESGGLGRPLLAVCHTLWFRDQAYFDVPWRGRWDTEGGGPTMGHGIHQMDLLLALLGDWTEVSATARRQARVMETEDLSLAHVAFANGAVASVVNSVLSPREESYIRLDFERATVELRHLYGYGDSDWTLTPAPGFEEAAAAAWAAGESGVASGHHAQIAQVLAALRAKEPPPVTTADALRTLRLVAGLYASAAQRRTVTPAELRRGSRYYDRMHGGGTPWQSR, encoded by the coding sequence ATGCACACCCCCGACCCGGCGCCCGGCCCCGCGCATCCGCTGCGCGTGGCCGTCGTCGGCACCGGAAACATCGCCCGCTACCACGTCGAGGCGCTCCAGGCCCTCTCCGGCGACGCCGTGGTCGTGGCCGCCGCCGACGTCAACCCCGACGCCCTGGCCGTCTTCACCGACCGCTACGGGATCCCCGAGCGCTTCACCGACCTCGACCGCATGCTCGGCGAGGTCCGCCCCGACCTGGTCCACCTGTGCACCCCGCCCGGCCTGCACCACGGCCAGGCACTGGCCTGCCTGCGCGCCGGGGTGAACGCCCTGGTCGAGAAGCCGCCCGCCCTCAGCCTGGCCGAACTTGAGGACATGGCCGCCGCCGAGGGCCCCCAGGGGCCCTACGTCGCGACCCTGTTCCAGCACCGGTTCGGCTCGGGTGCCCGCCGCGTGCGGGCGCTGGTGGAGTCGGGCGGCCTGGGCCGGCCCCTCCTCGCCGTCTGCCACACCCTCTGGTTCCGCGACCAGGCCTACTTCGACGTCCCCTGGCGCGGGCGCTGGGACACCGAGGGCGGCGGCCCCACCATGGGCCACGGCATCCACCAGATGGACCTGCTCCTCGCGCTGCTGGGGGACTGGACCGAGGTCAGCGCCACCGCCCGGCGCCAGGCCCGGGTGATGGAGACCGAGGACCTGTCGCTGGCGCACGTGGCCTTCGCCAACGGCGCGGTGGCCAGCGTCGTCAACAGCGTGCTCTCCCCCCGCGAGGAGAGCTACATCCGCCTCGACTTCGAGCGGGCGACGGTCGAACTGCGCCACCTCTACGGCTACGGCGACTCCGACTGGACGCTCACCCCGGCGCCGGGGTTCGAGGAGGCCGCCGCGGCGGCCTGGGCGGCGGGGGAGAGCGGGGTGGCCAGCGGGCACCACGCCCAGATCGCCCAGGTGCTGGCGGCGCTGCGCGCCAAGGAGCCGCCGCCGGTGACCACCGCCGACGCCCTGCGCACCCTGCGGCTGGTCGCCGGGCTCTACGCCTCGGCCGCCCAGCGGCGCACGGTGACCCCCGCGGAGCTGCGGCGGGGGTCGCGCTACTACGACCGCATGCACGGAGGCGGCACGCCATGGCAGTCACGGTGA
- a CDS encoding ABC transporter permease has protein sequence MAHAVRAFGRNDLIGLRRDSMLRFLVVAPFIYLAVLRFTLPPLTAMLDERYGFELTPYHPLIVSMFLVLGPVGVLGSLAGLMLLEEKDSRTLQALRVTPVAMPVFALYRVATLVAVTTVFVTVAVALSGFMPAAGLPGTAAAGLCAALTAAVVAVLMALAGRNKVEGLAVIRAVGTLLFALPVLPWFLPGAWGLAFGVLPSYWAAKVFWVTAEGGAVWPWLLGGIAVNGAYLILLVRGFARRNR, from the coding sequence ATGGCCCACGCTGTGCGCGCCTTCGGGCGCAACGACCTGATCGGCCTGCGGCGCGACTCCATGCTGCGCTTCCTGGTCGTCGCGCCTTTCATCTACCTCGCGGTGCTGCGGTTCACCCTGCCGCCGCTGACCGCCATGCTGGACGAGCGCTACGGGTTCGAGCTGACCCCCTACCACCCCCTGATCGTGTCGATGTTCCTGGTGCTGGGGCCGGTGGGCGTCCTGGGCTCGCTGGCCGGGCTGATGCTGCTGGAGGAGAAGGACTCCCGCACCCTCCAGGCGCTGCGGGTCACGCCGGTGGCCATGCCGGTGTTCGCGCTGTACCGGGTGGCCACCCTGGTCGCGGTGACCACGGTGTTCGTCACGGTCGCCGTGGCGCTCAGCGGTTTCATGCCCGCGGCGGGCCTGCCCGGCACCGCGGCGGCGGGGCTGTGCGCGGCCCTCACCGCGGCGGTGGTCGCGGTCCTGATGGCGCTGGCGGGGCGCAACAAGGTGGAGGGGCTCGCGGTGATCCGCGCCGTGGGGACACTGCTCTTCGCCCTGCCCGTCCTGCCGTGGTTCCTCCCGGGCGCCTGGGGCCTGGCGTTCGGGGTGCTGCCGTCCTACTGGGCCGCCAAGGTCTTCTGGGTCACCGCGGAGGGCGGTGCGGTCTGGCCCTGGCTGCTCGGCGGGATCGCGGTGAACGGGGCCTACCTGATCCTGCTGGTCCGGGGCTTCGCCCGCCGCAACCGCTGA
- a CDS encoding fluoroquinolone export ABC transporter permease subunit, whose amino-acid sequence MSASAASLPPAARRSARLRSAVRLELRLQKRYGFLYAAAFSTALWLAVLLPLPMGYREVAAPLVIFGDLVVVPFFFIAASLFFEKGERTLSALTVSPLRFTDYLVAKVATLAVLNTALALVIVVIAHGTAFSPLPLLAGVATTSVFMLMLSITTALPFSSVTDWVVPSTFWLTLVNTPLLYHAGLWEHPVLYLVPTQGSLLLLGAAFGQADPAAWEYAYAVGYQMLWVVLLGLLARRLYTRFIVAEGA is encoded by the coding sequence ATGAGCGCCTCCGCCGCCTCCCTCCCTCCGGCCGCCCGGCGCTCCGCCCGGCTGCGCAGCGCCGTCCGGCTGGAGCTGCGCCTGCAGAAGCGCTACGGGTTCCTCTACGCCGCCGCCTTCTCGACCGCGCTGTGGCTGGCGGTCCTGCTGCCGCTGCCCATGGGCTACCGCGAGGTCGCCGCGCCCCTGGTGATCTTCGGCGACCTGGTGGTCGTGCCGTTCTTCTTCATCGCCGCCTCGCTGTTCTTCGAGAAGGGCGAGCGCACCCTGTCGGCGCTGACCGTCTCGCCGCTGCGGTTCACCGACTACCTGGTCGCGAAGGTGGCCACCCTGGCCGTGCTGAACACGGCGCTCGCGCTGGTGATCGTGGTGATCGCGCACGGCACGGCGTTCTCGCCCCTGCCGCTGCTCGCCGGCGTGGCGACCACGTCGGTGTTCATGCTGATGCTCAGCATCACCACCGCGCTCCCGTTCTCCTCGGTCACCGACTGGGTGGTGCCCTCCACCTTCTGGCTGACGCTGGTGAACACCCCGCTGCTGTACCACGCGGGCCTGTGGGAGCACCCGGTGCTCTACCTGGTGCCCACCCAGGGCTCGCTCCTCCTGCTCGGCGCGGCCTTCGGCCAGGCCGACCCCGCCGCCTGGGAGTACGCCTACGCGGTCGGCTACCAAATGCTGTGGGTGGTCCTGCTGGGGCTGCTCGCCCGCCGGCTCTACACCCGGTTCATCGTGGCCGAAGGAGCATGA
- a CDS encoding ABC transporter ATP-binding protein codes for MAQTRAGADRIPAASGKTPPVIEVADLTYTYPKAPVPAVRGMAFSVAPGEVFGFLGPSGAGKSTTQKILTGLLTGAQGTATVWGRPPAEWGNDYYRRIGVSFELPNHYQKLTALENLEFFASLYGGAVEDPLALLRRVGLADAAHTRVGRFSKGMQTRLTFVRALLHRPELVFLDEPTSGMDPANARIVKTMITELREQGRTVFLTTHSMEAAEELCDRVAFVVDGRIAALDSPEELRLARSRRTVRVAYRSADGRLETAEFPLDGMADDPALLALLREHRIESVHSQEAGLDDVFVEVTGRSIR; via the coding sequence ATGGCCCAGACCCGGGCCGGGGCCGACCGCATCCCGGCCGCCTCCGGCAAGACGCCCCCGGTCATCGAGGTCGCCGACCTCACCTACACCTACCCCAAGGCCCCCGTGCCCGCCGTGCGCGGCATGGCCTTCTCCGTCGCCCCCGGGGAGGTGTTCGGCTTCCTCGGCCCGAGCGGGGCGGGTAAGTCCACCACCCAGAAGATCCTCACCGGGCTGCTCACCGGCGCCCAGGGGACCGCCACCGTCTGGGGGCGCCCGCCGGCGGAGTGGGGAAACGACTACTACCGGCGGATCGGCGTCTCCTTCGAACTGCCCAACCACTACCAGAAGCTCACCGCGCTGGAGAACCTGGAGTTTTTCGCCTCGCTGTACGGCGGCGCGGTCGAGGACCCCCTCGCACTGCTGCGCCGGGTCGGCCTGGCCGACGCCGCGCACACCCGGGTGGGCCGCTTCTCCAAGGGCATGCAGACCCGGCTGACCTTTGTCCGCGCCCTGCTCCACCGTCCCGAACTGGTCTTCCTGGACGAGCCCACCAGCGGGATGGACCCCGCCAACGCGCGCATCGTCAAGACGATGATCACCGAACTGCGGGAGCAGGGCCGCACCGTCTTCCTCACCACGCACAGCATGGAGGCCGCCGAGGAGCTGTGCGACCGGGTGGCGTTCGTGGTCGACGGGCGCATCGCCGCCCTGGACTCCCCCGAGGAGCTGCGGCTGGCGCGCAGCCGGCGCACCGTGCGGGTGGCCTACCGGTCGGCGGACGGCCGCCTGGAGACCGCGGAGTTCCCGCTGGACGGCATGGCCGACGACCCCGCGCTGCTCGCCCTGCTGCGCGAGCACCGGATCGAGTCGGTGCACAGCCAGGAGGCGGGACTGGACGACGTGTTCGTCGAGGTCACCGGGCGGTCGATCCGATGA
- a CDS encoding GbsR/MarR family transcriptional regulator: MPDTGMERERQVFAEELGRFFEERGLPRMEGRVLGRLIVCSPPHQSADELAEALGVSRGAISMAIRLLQRSEAVERFTVPGSRRHYYRLRPGFWRGEIDTRVQEAAAVRALAENGLKRLEGAPAEDLDRLRDLHAMYTFLERGYAALRDSWHGNGRAPEEHPAHPPDAP, translated from the coding sequence ATGCCGGACACCGGGATGGAGCGTGAGCGCCAGGTCTTTGCCGAGGAACTCGGCCGGTTCTTCGAGGAACGGGGCCTGCCCCGCATGGAGGGGCGCGTCCTGGGCCGACTGATCGTGTGCAGCCCTCCGCACCAGTCGGCCGACGAACTGGCCGAGGCCCTCGGCGTGAGCCGGGGGGCGATCAGCATGGCGATCCGCCTGCTGCAGCGCTCCGAGGCGGTCGAGCGGTTCACCGTCCCCGGATCGCGGCGGCACTACTACCGGCTCCGCCCCGGCTTCTGGCGCGGGGAGATCGACACGCGCGTGCAGGAGGCGGCGGCCGTCCGGGCCCTGGCCGAGAACGGGCTCAAGCGCCTTGAGGGCGCGCCCGCCGAGGACCTGGACCGGCTCCGCGACCTGCACGCCATGTACACGTTCCTGGAACGCGGCTACGCCGCCCTGCGCGACTCCTGGCACGGAAACGGGCGGGCGCCGGAGGAGCATCCGGCACATCCACCTGACGCACCCTAG